A genomic segment from Meiothermus cerbereus DSM 11376 encodes:
- a CDS encoding aminopeptidase, whose protein sequence is MSTFEEKLRRFAEVAIKVGVGLQPGQKLFVSASVEALPLTRLVVEEAYKAGSRLVVTQLYDEQLNLARYRHAPRDSFEEYAAFMVEARLKALDEGYAWLSILADDPELLQGQDPELIRQASQTAARHSKPFSQRISAFATNWCIIGAASPRWAQMVFPHLPPEQQMAHLWEAIFRVSRVDQKDPVAAWTNHIENLERRVQHLNARRYAALHFRGPGTDLRVGLADGHLWAGGAGRAQNGARCVPNLPTEEVFTTPHRERVEGWVQSSKPLSLHGNLLEGIRVRFEQGQVVEVYARKGQEILEHLLQTDEGARRLGEVALVPHSSPIAQSGLLFYETLYDENAASHIAFGASYDECLEGGHTLSQEQKQAAGANNSLIHIDWMIGSGQIEVDGITQNGQVEALMRGGEWVD, encoded by the coding sequence ATGTCGACTTTTGAAGAAAAGCTCCGGCGTTTCGCCGAGGTAGCCATCAAGGTGGGGGTGGGTTTACAACCAGGCCAGAAGCTTTTTGTGAGCGCCAGCGTGGAGGCCCTGCCGCTCACCCGTCTGGTGGTGGAGGAAGCCTATAAGGCGGGCTCGAGGCTGGTGGTCACCCAGTTGTATGACGAACAGCTCAACCTGGCCCGCTACCGCCATGCCCCACGGGATTCCTTTGAGGAGTACGCCGCCTTTATGGTGGAGGCCCGGCTCAAGGCCCTGGACGAAGGCTACGCCTGGCTCAGCATTCTGGCCGACGATCCAGAGCTTTTACAGGGGCAAGACCCCGAACTAATCCGTCAAGCCAGCCAAACAGCCGCGCGCCACAGCAAGCCGTTCTCACAGCGCATTAGCGCGTTTGCTACCAACTGGTGCATCATCGGAGCGGCCTCACCGCGCTGGGCCCAGATGGTCTTTCCCCATCTTCCCCCGGAGCAGCAGATGGCGCATTTGTGGGAGGCCATTTTCCGGGTCAGCCGGGTAGACCAAAAGGACCCTGTGGCAGCCTGGACAAACCATATCGAAAACCTCGAGCGTCGGGTACAGCACCTCAACGCCAGGCGCTACGCCGCCCTGCACTTCCGGGGTCCCGGTACAGACCTTCGGGTGGGGCTGGCCGACGGGCACCTCTGGGCAGGTGGAGCGGGCCGGGCACAAAACGGGGCCCGCTGTGTGCCCAACCTACCCACCGAAGAGGTGTTTACCACCCCTCACCGTGAACGGGTAGAAGGCTGGGTGCAAAGCAGCAAACCCCTGAGCCTGCATGGCAACCTGCTCGAGGGCATCCGGGTTCGCTTCGAGCAGGGCCAGGTAGTGGAGGTCTACGCCCGCAAAGGCCAGGAGATACTGGAGCACCTTCTCCAGACCGACGAAGGGGCAAGGCGTTTGGGGGAGGTGGCCCTGGTGCCCCATAGCTCGCCTATCGCGCAGTCGGGGCTGCTCTTTTACGAAACCCTCTACGACGAAAACGCCGCCAGCCACATCGCTTTTGGCGCCAGTTACGATGAGTGCCTGGAAGGAGGCCATACCCTCTCGCAGGAGCAAAAGCAGGCCGCTGGCGCCAACAATAGCCTGATCCACATCGACTGGATGATTGGCTCGGGTCAGATCGAGGTAGATGGAATCACCCAAAACGGCCAGGTTGAAGCATTGATGCGAGGTGGAGAGTGGGTGGATTGA
- a CDS encoding glutamate synthase-related protein — protein MRFSEAYPGIPNGRDACGIIAIAEKSARPSHANVQRTIESLYKMAHRAGLIRGEGDGTGIQTDLPRELWAGYLYEAGLDSNLAQNPRFFVGHLFIPKSAGARIQELFDLFRVEGSRRGIKLLLERKGETNSRVLGPVGKRTEPLFYQVAGLSTDGDGPLWELGLLLEQRFPVHVVSLSTATVVYKVRGSAEILKRYFPELSRAEYKSTLTLGHNRYSTNTMSTFEAVQPFGLLGHNGEINTIERLRREGRFLGIPLTGGSDSQDLNRILEGLLYRFGLSLSEAMDLAFPPILGEIKNYSPALQDLYMNLRQRFGPLAQGPAALVTRHREEAVFATDAMGLRPLWFVETDSEYVFSSERGVFTVEEFVSEPRPFAPGEKMYLRLTPEGTRLFPFDRHQRQVLERILTKTHNLEGYAAYLAGPRYQGLPPVAGGSEAQVEDKPAPPSLNLERAYGWDRWDAGYLEALAESGNEPIGSLGYDGPIAALNPEKPNLSEFFKETVAVVTNPAIDREREIEHFSTRSILGRRPLPDGRGAGHVEELVVPILLEETSPAILAVVQGHGTLTYEEALRRFKHVVLPLQFSVEEGIAAGLQRLQEAAVAAARGGAELLVLSDRHAFEGGVWLDVYLALAAIGKALEEARDEEGISLRRRTSMLVHSGGVRNLHDLAVCLGLGADAIAPWLMQHKAQASKGTLGLQNLLEGLKKGLEKVISTMGIHELRGYGRIFSAIGLKPELAEHFGIRNFLGSGKAGYGLLELERTLLERLNLLNAEKVPPAKDFRFNSRIFKAAMDVSSGQSPYEHFQEKVRGLEHESPVAARQLLGVKFPEKSEVNPEEVDLSVGGHSLPFVITAMSFGSQGEASFRAYIEAAKKLNMVCINGEGGEIPDMLGKYTHWRGQQVASGRFGAHAYMLNSAGFIEIKIGQGAKPGEGGHLPGKKVTAKVAAARNAVPGVDLISPSNNHDLYSIEDLAQLIEELKTVNPKAKVSVKVPVIPGIGTIAVGIAKAGADVIALSGFEGGTGAARWHALKYAGLPVEIGVRRAHRALVRAGMRDKVEIWADGGLKTAYDTLRMVLLGADRVGMATMAMVAIGCTICRQCQMDTCHVGIATQIETTEQAQAHGLKRFVPQELERAVEQLTTFFGAKGQELRRLVASLGAGSLRELVGRSDLLVQEGHTDELDLGYFFEPVSAPEWLGERSAHVLRKPLNQLTRSITEVVTQAYAEGGRELLFQDGPVGSTDRALGTHLAGEIARRRLYGKGWDAKVEIRFDAGSVAGNGVAAFNVEGLDIVVEGGAQDGIAKNAYGGKVAILKGRNPFGQYVDGSVGKSFAYGAIGGLLIVEGQADSRFCIRLSGADVVLAGEPDRPVQDELGNIAARAQAKGFAFEYMTRGRAVVLGDPGPWICSGMTGGRVYLRYWPEMGLNEEAMHRRLAKGAKVAIQKLDERGIADVRELMSAYLDALRAAEREDKAERLLRLLADPASHFRMVLPINQQVVQEVSTE, from the coding sequence ATGAGATTTAGTGAGGCATACCCTGGTATACCAAATGGACGCGACGCTTGCGGAATTATCGCCATTGCCGAAAAGAGTGCGCGCCCAAGTCATGCCAATGTGCAGCGTACCATCGAAAGCCTCTACAAAATGGCGCACCGGGCGGGTTTGATTCGGGGGGAAGGCGATGGCACAGGCATTCAGACCGACCTCCCGCGCGAGCTTTGGGCGGGCTACCTGTACGAAGCTGGCCTCGACAGCAACCTGGCACAAAACCCCCGTTTCTTTGTGGGGCACCTATTTATACCCAAAAGCGCAGGTGCTCGCATCCAGGAGCTATTTGACCTGTTCAGGGTAGAGGGTTCCCGGCGGGGCATTAAGCTGCTGTTGGAGCGAAAAGGAGAGACCAACAGCCGCGTGCTGGGGCCGGTGGGAAAGCGCACCGAGCCGCTGTTCTACCAGGTGGCCGGTCTATCCACCGATGGCGATGGGCCCCTGTGGGAGCTGGGCTTGCTACTCGAGCAACGCTTCCCGGTACACGTGGTTTCGCTTTCAACCGCCACTGTGGTCTATAAGGTGCGGGGTTCTGCCGAAATTCTCAAGCGCTACTTTCCCGAGCTGTCGCGGGCGGAGTACAAATCCACCCTTACCCTGGGCCACAACCGCTACTCCACCAACACCATGTCCACCTTCGAGGCGGTGCAGCCCTTTGGCTTGCTGGGACATAACGGCGAAATCAACACCATCGAGCGCCTGCGGCGGGAGGGCCGCTTTTTGGGCATACCGCTCACGGGCGGCTCTGATTCGCAAGACCTGAACCGGATTTTGGAAGGACTGCTGTACCGATTTGGTCTTTCCCTCTCCGAGGCCATGGACCTGGCTTTTCCGCCTATTCTGGGCGAGATTAAAAATTATTCCCCGGCCCTGCAAGACCTCTACATGAACCTGCGCCAGCGCTTTGGCCCACTGGCCCAGGGGCCGGCGGCCCTGGTGACGCGCCACCGTGAGGAGGCGGTTTTTGCCACCGACGCGATGGGATTGCGCCCGTTGTGGTTTGTCGAGACCGACTCGGAATACGTTTTTAGCTCGGAGCGAGGGGTCTTTACGGTGGAGGAGTTCGTTTCTGAACCGCGCCCCTTTGCGCCCGGCGAAAAGATGTATCTTCGCCTGACCCCCGAAGGGACACGCCTTTTCCCCTTCGACCGCCACCAACGACAGGTGCTCGAGCGCATCCTGACCAAGACCCACAACCTCGAGGGCTATGCGGCTTACCTGGCCGGGCCCCGCTACCAAGGGCTTCCCCCGGTGGCTGGAGGCAGCGAGGCCCAGGTGGAAGACAAGCCTGCGCCGCCTTCCTTGAACCTCGAGCGGGCCTATGGCTGGGATCGCTGGGATGCGGGCTACCTCGAGGCCCTTGCAGAAAGCGGTAACGAGCCCATCGGTTCGCTGGGCTACGATGGCCCCATTGCGGCCCTGAACCCAGAAAAACCCAACCTCTCGGAGTTTTTCAAAGAAACCGTGGCGGTGGTAACCAACCCGGCCATCGACCGCGAACGCGAGATCGAACACTTCTCCACCCGCAGCATCCTGGGCCGACGGCCACTGCCGGACGGACGTGGTGCAGGCCACGTGGAAGAGCTGGTGGTGCCGATTCTGCTCGAGGAAACCTCGCCTGCTATCCTAGCTGTTGTCCAGGGGCACGGTACCCTGACCTATGAGGAGGCCCTGCGCCGCTTCAAACATGTGGTGCTACCCTTGCAGTTTTCGGTTGAGGAGGGTATTGCTGCGGGGCTGCAGCGCCTGCAAGAGGCGGCTGTAGCGGCGGCTCGGGGGGGCGCCGAACTGCTGGTGCTCTCGGATCGCCATGCATTCGAGGGGGGCGTCTGGCTGGATGTTTACCTGGCCCTGGCAGCTATTGGCAAGGCCCTGGAAGAGGCCCGCGACGAGGAAGGAATTTCCCTGCGTCGCCGCACCTCGATGCTGGTGCACTCCGGCGGGGTGCGCAACCTGCACGACCTGGCGGTCTGCCTGGGGCTGGGAGCCGATGCAATAGCCCCCTGGCTGATGCAACACAAGGCCCAGGCCAGCAAGGGTACCCTGGGCCTGCAGAACCTGCTCGAGGGTCTCAAAAAGGGCCTGGAGAAGGTTATATCTACCATGGGCATCCACGAGCTGCGCGGCTACGGGCGTATCTTCAGTGCCATTGGCCTCAAACCCGAGCTGGCTGAACATTTTGGCATCCGCAACTTCCTGGGCTCGGGAAAGGCAGGCTACGGCTTGCTGGAGCTCGAGCGCACCCTTCTGGAGCGGCTCAACCTGCTCAACGCCGAGAAAGTTCCTCCAGCCAAGGACTTCCGCTTTAACTCCCGTATTTTCAAGGCGGCCATGGATGTTTCCTCGGGCCAGTCCCCTTATGAACACTTCCAGGAGAAGGTAAGGGGGCTCGAGCACGAATCGCCCGTGGCAGCCCGGCAGCTTCTGGGGGTCAAGTTCCCAGAGAAATCCGAGGTCAACCCCGAAGAAGTGGACCTGAGCGTGGGGGGGCACTCCCTGCCTTTTGTGATTACGGCCATGAGCTTTGGCTCCCAGGGTGAGGCCAGCTTCCGGGCCTACATCGAGGCGGCTAAGAAGCTCAACATGGTTTGCATTAACGGTGAGGGGGGCGAAATCCCCGATATGCTGGGTAAATATACCCACTGGCGCGGCCAGCAGGTGGCCTCGGGCCGCTTTGGGGCGCATGCCTATATGCTCAACTCGGCGGGCTTCATCGAAATTAAAATCGGCCAGGGGGCTAAACCGGGCGAAGGGGGTCACCTGCCGGGCAAAAAAGTAACCGCCAAAGTGGCGGCGGCCCGCAACGCCGTTCCGGGGGTAGACCTGATCAGCCCCTCCAACAACCACGACCTCTACTCCATCGAAGACCTGGCCCAGCTCATCGAGGAACTCAAAACCGTCAACCCCAAGGCCAAGGTCTCGGTCAAGGTGCCGGTGATCCCCGGCATTGGCACCATCGCGGTGGGCATTGCCAAGGCCGGTGCCGACGTGATTGCCCTCTCGGGTTTTGAGGGGGGCACGGGGGCGGCCCGCTGGCATGCCCTCAAATATGCCGGTTTGCCGGTGGAAATTGGCGTGCGACGGGCCCACCGGGCCCTGGTGCGGGCCGGCATGCGCGACAAGGTCGAAATATGGGCCGATGGGGGCCTCAAAACCGCCTACGATACCCTGCGCATGGTGCTCCTGGGCGCAGACCGGGTGGGCATGGCGACCATGGCCATGGTGGCGATCGGCTGTACCATCTGCCGCCAGTGCCAGATGGACACCTGTCATGTGGGCATCGCTACCCAGATCGAGACCACCGAGCAAGCCCAGGCCCACGGACTCAAGCGCTTTGTACCCCAAGAGCTCGAGCGGGCGGTGGAGCAGCTGACCACCTTTTTTGGGGCCAAAGGCCAGGAGTTGCGCCGCCTGGTTGCCTCCTTGGGGGCTGGAAGCCTGCGCGAGCTGGTGGGCCGCAGCGATCTGCTGGTGCAAGAAGGCCACACCGATGAGCTCGATCTTGGCTACTTCTTTGAACCCGTCTCGGCCCCGGAGTGGCTGGGTGAACGCTCGGCGCATGTGCTGCGCAAGCCCTTGAACCAGCTTACCCGTTCAATCACCGAGGTGGTGACCCAGGCTTATGCTGAGGGTGGACGTGAACTCTTGTTCCAGGATGGGCCGGTGGGCTCCACCGACCGAGCCCTGGGAACGCACCTTGCCGGCGAAATTGCCCGCCGCCGCCTGTACGGCAAGGGCTGGGATGCCAAAGTAGAAATCCGCTTCGATGCTGGGAGCGTGGCTGGCAACGGCGTAGCTGCCTTCAACGTGGAGGGGCTGGACATCGTGGTGGAGGGCGGCGCCCAGGATGGCATCGCCAAGAACGCCTATGGTGGCAAGGTGGCCATTCTAAAAGGCCGCAACCCCTTTGGCCAGTATGTGGACGGTTCGGTGGGGAAGTCGTTCGCCTATGGGGCCATTGGGGGCTTGTTGATTGTGGAAGGGCAGGCCGACAGCCGTTTCTGCATCCGTCTTTCGGGAGCCGATGTGGTGCTGGCCGGTGAGCCTGACCGCCCGGTGCAAGACGAACTCGGCAACATTGCGGCCCGCGCTCAGGCCAAGGGCTTTGCCTTCGAATACATGACCCGTGGGCGTGCGGTGGTACTGGGCGACCCCGGCCCCTGGATTTGCTCGGGCATGACCGGTGGGCGGGTCTATCTGCGCTACTGGCCCGAGATGGGCCTGAACGAAGAAGCCATGCACCGGCGGCTGGCCAAGGGGGCCAAAGTGGCCATCCAAAAGCTGGACGAGCGGGGCATTGCCGATGTGCGCGAACTGATGAGCGCCTACCTTGACGCCCTGCGGGCTGCCGAGCGTGAAGACAAGGCCGAGCGCCTCCTGCGGCTGCTGGCCGACCCTGCGTCCCACTTCCGCATGGTGCTGCCCATCAACCAGCAGGTGGTGCAGGAAGTCAGCACCGAGTAG
- a CDS encoding type II toxin-antitoxin system RatA family toxin: MPEVISELYIPKPPKEVYAAARDLAGLKPYLKDVETLEVLEDHGTTSRTRFVAVAMGKKVHWIEDERWFDDELRNEFDSKEGDFDVYRGSWIFLPEGEGTRAVLKLEYELNIPIFGGLLQKLVKKLMQENIDDLLRGLKERCAAA, from the coding sequence ATGCCAGAAGTGATCTCCGAACTGTACATTCCCAAGCCCCCCAAAGAGGTCTATGCCGCTGCGCGAGACCTGGCCGGCCTCAAACCCTACCTCAAGGATGTGGAAACCCTCGAGGTTCTGGAAGACCACGGAACCACCTCGCGTACCCGCTTTGTGGCGGTTGCGATGGGAAAAAAAGTGCACTGGATCGAGGACGAGCGCTGGTTCGATGACGAGCTGCGCAACGAGTTCGACAGCAAAGAGGGCGATTTCGATGTCTACCGGGGTTCCTGGATCTTCCTGCCCGAGGGTGAAGGCACCCGGGCCGTGCTGAAGCTCGAGTACGAGCTCAACATCCCCATCTTTGGCGGCTTGCTGCAAAAACTGGTCAAGAAGCTCATGCAAGAAAACATCGACGACCTGTTGCGCGGCCTAAAGGAACGCTGCGCTGCGGCTTGA
- a CDS encoding stage V sporulation protein S has translation METLRVSSKSRPNSVAGAIAALLRSQSEVEVQAIGPEAVNQAVKAIAIARGYIAPDNLDLVVKPAFVKLELESEERTALRFTVRSQPLQP, from the coding sequence GTGGAAACGCTGCGTGTATCCAGCAAGTCACGTCCCAACTCAGTAGCGGGCGCTATCGCTGCGCTGCTGCGCTCCCAGAGCGAGGTCGAGGTACAGGCCATTGGCCCCGAAGCAGTCAACCAGGCCGTGAAGGCTATTGCGATTGCCAGGGGTTACATCGCCCCAGATAACCTGGACTTGGTGGTAAAACCTGCCTTTGTGAAGCTCGAGCTCGAGAGCGAAGAGCGCACCGCGCTTCGCTTCACCGTGCGCAGCCAACCCCTGCAACCATAG
- the cysS gene encoding cysteine--tRNA ligase — translation MPLHIYNTMARAKQPFVPATPGYVGIYVCGPTVYSDPHLGHARGPIVYDVLRRWLRHQGYRVRFVSNITDVGHLTDDADAGEDKILRRARLERLEPMEIAEKYMWSYFDELQALNVLRPDITPRAAGHIPEQIELTEALLKRGHAYVANGSVYFRVRSWPEFGKLSNRDIEDQEAGARVEVREEKEDPRDFALWKRAEPEHIMRWNSPWGVGFPGWHIECSAMSLKYLGDGFDIHAGGVDLQFPHHEAEIAQAEAAGHTFARYWMHHYHVLLNGQKMAKSTGNLITLAELRARYEPLYIRFYLLGSHYRSVLDFTDEGLEAAKNGYLRLLNAYREIRRMLHHAPPGRHTGLDRAVTTLRQTFAEALDDDLNTAQAIAAFFNFVTDLNKALTERPGRESLLEAERVFAELGEGVLGLFPTRVLENQLGGALLEGLVSLLLEIREEARKNRNFALSDRIRDRLTELGVVVEDTREGPKWKVSV, via the coding sequence ATGCCACTGCACATCTATAACACCATGGCCAGGGCCAAACAGCCTTTTGTTCCGGCCACACCCGGATACGTTGGAATCTACGTCTGCGGCCCTACGGTTTACTCCGACCCCCACCTGGGGCATGCCCGCGGCCCCATTGTCTACGACGTACTGCGGCGCTGGTTGCGGCACCAGGGTTACCGGGTGCGTTTTGTGTCCAACATTACCGATGTGGGCCACCTTACCGACGATGCCGACGCGGGCGAAGACAAGATACTGCGGCGGGCCAGGCTCGAGCGCTTAGAGCCCATGGAAATAGCTGAAAAATACATGTGGAGCTACTTCGACGAGCTGCAGGCCCTGAACGTTCTGCGCCCCGACATTACCCCCCGGGCTGCCGGGCACATACCCGAGCAAATCGAGCTGACAGAAGCATTGCTAAAGCGGGGGCACGCCTATGTGGCGAATGGCTCGGTTTACTTTCGGGTCAGAAGCTGGCCCGAGTTCGGCAAGCTCTCCAACCGCGATATTGAAGACCAGGAAGCGGGGGCAAGGGTCGAGGTGCGCGAAGAGAAAGAAGACCCCCGCGACTTTGCCCTGTGGAAGCGGGCCGAGCCAGAACACATCATGCGCTGGAACTCGCCCTGGGGGGTGGGATTCCCCGGCTGGCACATTGAGTGCTCGGCCATGAGCCTCAAATACCTGGGCGATGGCTTCGACATCCATGCGGGCGGCGTGGATCTGCAGTTTCCCCACCACGAGGCCGAAATTGCCCAGGCCGAGGCCGCCGGACACACCTTTGCCCGCTACTGGATGCACCACTACCATGTGCTGCTCAATGGTCAGAAGATGGCCAAAAGCACCGGCAACCTCATTACCCTGGCCGAGCTACGGGCCCGATATGAGCCCCTGTACATCCGCTTTTACTTGCTTGGTAGCCACTACCGTAGCGTGCTGGACTTTACCGACGAGGGCCTCGAGGCGGCTAAAAACGGCTACCTTCGCCTGCTAAACGCCTACCGTGAAATACGTCGCATGCTTCACCATGCGCCCCCTGGTCGGCACACTGGGCTAGACCGGGCTGTCACAACGCTGCGGCAGACTTTTGCCGAAGCCCTGGACGACGACTTGAACACGGCCCAGGCCATTGCTGCCTTCTTCAACTTTGTCACCGACCTCAACAAAGCCCTGACTGAGCGGCCTGGTCGGGAGAGCTTGCTCGAGGCCGAACGGGTTTTTGCTGAGCTGGGAGAAGGTGTGCTGGGGCTTTTCCCGACGCGGGTGCTGGAAAACCAGCTTGGTGGGGCCTTGCTCGAGGGCCTGGTCTCGCTGCTGCTGGAGATTCGTGAGGAGGCGCGCAAAAACCGCAATTTTGCCCTGTCGGATCGGATTCGCGACCGCCTGACCGAGCTGGGGGTGGTGGTCGAGGACACCCGTGAAGGCCCCAAGTGGAAGGTGAGCGTATAG
- a CDS encoding zinc metallopeptidase yields MMTITFILMIAVFVATLFIQFWLQQTYARYSRVANSRGVTGEQVARAILDAYGLHNVRVEMTPGALTDHYDPIAKAVRLSEPNFHSPSAAALAVAAHEVGHALQDAKGYAWLRVRHSILPVANLGSMWGPWIFLIGMFMGAAGLMNIGIWLFAAAALFQLVTLPVEFDASNRALSILRKMNFLDDREIGGARAVLTAAAMTYVAALANSLATILHYVAIMNSQRE; encoded by the coding sequence ATGATGACCATAACGTTCATTCTGATGATTGCAGTTTTTGTGGCCACGCTGTTTATACAGTTCTGGCTGCAGCAGACCTATGCCCGCTACAGCCGGGTAGCCAACAGCCGGGGTGTCACGGGTGAGCAGGTGGCCCGGGCGATTCTGGATGCCTACGGCTTGCACAACGTGCGGGTAGAGATGACACCGGGCGCCCTGACCGACCACTACGACCCCATTGCCAAGGCTGTGCGCCTATCCGAGCCCAACTTCCACTCTCCCTCGGCAGCCGCCCTGGCGGTAGCGGCCCACGAGGTGGGTCATGCCCTTCAGGACGCCAAAGGCTATGCCTGGCTGCGGGTGCGGCACAGCATCCTGCCGGTAGCCAACCTCGGCAGCATGTGGGGACCCTGGATTTTCCTTATCGGGATGTTCATGGGCGCCGCTGGCCTGATGAACATCGGCATCTGGCTCTTCGCCGCCGCCGCACTGTTCCAGCTGGTAACCTTGCCGGTGGAGTTCGACGCTTCGAACCGTGCGCTGAGCATCCTACGGAAGATGAACTTTCTGGATGACCGTGAAATTGGCGGGGCTCGAGCGGTTCTGACTGCCGCCGCCATGACCTACGTGGCCGCACTGGCCAACTCCCTGGCTACCATCCTGCACTACGTAGCCATCATGAACTCGCAGCGCGAGTAA